Proteins from a single region of Streptomyces sp. Tu 3180:
- a CDS encoding biotin carboxylase N-terminal domain-containing protein: MRKVLIANRGEIAVRVARACRDAGIASVAVYADPDRDALHVRAADEAFALGGDTPATSYLDIGKVLNAARESGADAVHPGYGFLSENAEFAQAVLDAGLIWIGPPPQAIRDLGDKVAARHIAQRAGAPLVAGTPDPVSGAEEVVAFAEEHGLPIAIKAAFGGGGRGLKVARTLEEVPELYDSAVREAVAAFGRGECFVERYLDKPRHVETQCLADQHGNVVVVSTRDCSLQRRHQKLVEEAPAPFLSEAQMAELYRASKAILKEAGYVGAGTVEFLVGLDGTISFLEVNTRLQVEHPVTEEVAGIDLVREMFRIADGEELGYDDPVLRGHSFEFRINGEDPGRNFLPAPGTVTKFAPPSGPGVRLDAGVESGSVIGPAWDSLLAKLIVTGRTRKEALERAARALEEFQVEGMATAIPFHRAVVRDPAFAPELTGSADPFTVHTRWIETEFVNEIKPFTAAVDAEADEDAGRETVVVEVGGKRLEVSLPASLGMSLARTGLAAGAKPKRRAAKKSGPVASGDTLASPMQGTIVKIAVEEGQEVKEGDLVVVLEAMKMEQPLNAHKSGTVKGLSAEVGASVTSGAAICEIKD; the protein is encoded by the coding sequence GTGCGCAAGGTGCTCATCGCCAACCGTGGCGAAATCGCTGTCCGCGTGGCCCGGGCCTGCCGGGACGCCGGGATCGCGAGCGTTGCCGTCTATGCCGACCCGGACCGGGACGCTCTGCATGTCCGCGCCGCGGATGAGGCGTTCGCTCTGGGCGGTGACACCCCGGCCACCAGTTACCTCGACATCGGCAAGGTGCTGAACGCCGCGCGTGAGTCGGGTGCCGACGCCGTCCACCCCGGCTACGGCTTCCTCTCCGAGAACGCGGAATTCGCGCAGGCGGTGCTGGACGCGGGCCTGATCTGGATCGGCCCGCCGCCGCAGGCCATCCGCGACCTCGGTGACAAGGTCGCCGCCCGGCACATCGCCCAGCGCGCCGGCGCCCCGCTGGTGGCGGGTACGCCCGATCCGGTGAGCGGTGCGGAGGAGGTCGTCGCCTTCGCCGAGGAGCACGGTCTGCCGATCGCCATCAAGGCCGCCTTCGGCGGCGGCGGGCGCGGCCTGAAGGTCGCCCGCACGCTGGAGGAGGTGCCGGAGCTGTACGACTCCGCGGTGCGCGAGGCGGTCGCCGCCTTCGGCCGCGGCGAGTGCTTCGTCGAGCGCTACCTCGACAAGCCCCGCCACGTGGAGACGCAGTGCCTGGCCGACCAGCACGGCAACGTCGTGGTGGTCTCCACCCGTGACTGCTCCCTCCAGCGCCGCCACCAGAAGCTGGTCGAGGAGGCCCCGGCGCCGTTCCTGTCCGAGGCGCAGATGGCCGAGCTGTACCGCGCCTCCAAGGCGATCCTGAAGGAGGCCGGCTACGTCGGCGCCGGCACGGTGGAGTTCCTGGTCGGCCTCGACGGCACGATCTCCTTCCTGGAGGTCAACACCCGTCTGCAGGTGGAGCACCCGGTCACCGAGGAGGTCGCCGGCATCGACCTGGTGCGCGAGATGTTCCGCATCGCCGACGGCGAGGAGCTCGGCTACGACGACCCGGTGCTGCGCGGCCACTCCTTCGAGTTCCGCATCAACGGCGAGGACCCGGGCCGCAACTTCCTGCCCGCTCCGGGGACGGTCACGAAGTTCGCCCCGCCGTCGGGTCCGGGTGTCCGGCTGGACGCGGGCGTGGAGTCGGGCAGCGTGATCGGCCCGGCCTGGGACTCCCTGCTGGCGAAGCTGATCGTCACCGGCCGCACCCGCAAGGAGGCGCTGGAGCGCGCCGCCCGTGCGCTGGAGGAGTTCCAGGTCGAGGGCATGGCCACGGCCATCCCGTTCCACCGCGCGGTGGTCAGGGACCCGGCGTTCGCCCCCGAACTCACCGGTTCGGCCGATCCGTTCACGGTGCACACCCGCTGGATCGAGACCGAGTTCGTCAACGAGATCAAGCCCTTCACCGCCGCCGTGGACGCGGAGGCCGACGAGGACGCGGGCCGCGAGACGGTCGTCGTCGAGGTCGGCGGCAAGCGCCTGGAGGTGTCCCTCCCGGCCTCGCTGGGCATGTCCCTGGCCCGCACCGGCCTGGCGGCGGGCGCGAAGCCGAAGCGGCGGGCGGCCAAGAAGTCCGGCCCGGTCGCCTCGGGCGACACCCTCGCCTCCCCGATGCAGGGCACGATCGTCAAGATCGCCGTGGAGGAGGGCCAGGAGGTCAAGGAGGGCGACCTGGTCGTCGTCCTGGAGGCCATGAAGATGGAGCAGCCCCTCAACGCCCACAAGTCCGGCACCGTCAAGGGCCTGAGCGCCGAGGTCGGCGCGTCGGTGACGTCCGGCGCGGCGATCTGCGAGATCAAGGACTGA
- a CDS encoding biotin--[acetyl-CoA-carboxylase] ligase, which yields MTPRDASEPFGNRWSDLDRPPLNVGALRRGLVREGSLWSQVDVVQRTGSTNSDLVARAAEGRAGEGAVLVAEEQTAGRGRLDRRWTAPPRSGLFFSVLLTPREVPVARWGWLPLLTGVAVATGLSRAAGVDTALKWPNDVLVTVGGEERKAGGILAERAGDGGVVIGVGINVSLRADELPVPTAGSLALAGAVGTDRDPLLRGMLRALEEWYGRWRAAGGDPAECGLQETYAAGCATLGRVVRAELPGERSVVGEAVAVDGDGRLVIATEEGVQEPVGAGDIVHLRPA from the coding sequence ATGACGCCGCGAGATGCATCAGAACCGTTCGGAAACCGTTGGTCGGACCTGGACCGGCCGCCCCTCAACGTGGGCGCGTTGCGCCGGGGGCTGGTACGGGAGGGGTCGCTGTGGTCGCAGGTGGACGTGGTGCAGCGGACCGGGTCGACCAACTCCGATCTGGTGGCGCGGGCGGCCGAGGGACGGGCGGGGGAGGGGGCTGTGCTCGTCGCCGAGGAGCAGACCGCCGGGCGGGGGCGGCTGGACCGGCGGTGGACCGCGCCGCCCCGGTCGGGGCTGTTCTTCTCCGTGCTGCTCACGCCGCGCGAGGTGCCGGTGGCCCGGTGGGGCTGGCTGCCGCTGCTGACGGGGGTCGCGGTGGCGACGGGACTGTCGCGGGCGGCGGGGGTGGACACGGCGCTGAAGTGGCCCAACGACGTGCTGGTGACCGTGGGCGGCGAGGAACGCAAGGCCGGGGGCATCCTCGCGGAGCGGGCGGGGGACGGCGGGGTGGTCATCGGGGTCGGGATCAACGTGAGCCTGCGCGCTGACGAGCTGCCGGTGCCGACGGCCGGGTCGCTGGCGCTGGCCGGGGCGGTCGGCACGGACCGGGACCCGCTGCTGCGGGGGATGCTGCGGGCGCTGGAGGAGTGGTACGGGCGGTGGCGGGCGGCCGGAGGCGATCCCGCGGAGTGCGGTCTGCAGGAGACGTACGCGGCGGGGTGCGCGACGCTCGGGCGGGTGGTGCGGGCGGAGCTGCCGGGGGAGCGGTCCGTGGTGGGGGAGGCGGTCGCCGTGGACGGGGACGGGCGGCTGGTGATCGCCACGGAGGAGGGGGTGCAGGAGCCCGTGGGGGCGGGGGACATCGTGCACCTGCGCCCCGCCTGA
- a CDS encoding enoyl-CoA hydratase-related protein, which yields MSEERFGEFVLVRRHGEGHVAELVLDRPKAMNAVSTGMARSIAGACAALGEDRGVRVVVLTSSHERAFCVGADLKERNSFSDADLVRQRPVARGAYTGVLELPVPTVAAVHGFALGGGFELALSCDVIVADRTAVVGLPEVSVGVIPGGGGTQLLPRRVGAARAAELIFTARRVEAAEARELGLVDELVEEGRDREAALALASRIAANSPVGLRAAKRALRLGHGLDLSAGLEVEDAAWRSVAFSGDRAEGVAAFNEKRKPNWPGE from the coding sequence ATGAGTGAGGAACGGTTCGGGGAGTTCGTGCTGGTGCGCCGGCACGGGGAGGGGCATGTCGCGGAGCTCGTCCTCGACCGCCCCAAGGCCATGAACGCCGTGTCGACCGGAATGGCCCGCTCGATCGCCGGAGCCTGCGCGGCGCTGGGGGAGGACCGCGGTGTCCGGGTGGTGGTGCTGACCTCCTCGCACGAGCGGGCGTTCTGCGTGGGGGCCGACCTGAAGGAGCGCAACTCCTTCAGCGACGCCGACCTGGTGCGCCAGCGCCCCGTGGCGCGCGGGGCGTACACCGGGGTGCTCGAGCTGCCGGTGCCCACGGTCGCGGCGGTGCACGGGTTCGCCCTGGGCGGCGGCTTCGAGCTGGCCCTGTCGTGCGACGTGATCGTGGCCGACCGCACGGCCGTGGTGGGGCTGCCCGAGGTGTCCGTCGGGGTGATCCCGGGCGGTGGCGGCACGCAGCTGCTGCCCCGGCGGGTGGGCGCGGCGCGCGCCGCCGAGCTGATCTTCACGGCGCGGCGGGTGGAGGCCGCCGAGGCCCGGGAGCTGGGGCTCGTCGACGAGCTGGTGGAGGAGGGGCGGGACCGGGAGGCGGCCCTGGCCCTGGCGTCCCGGATCGCCGCGAACTCCCCGGTGGGGCTGCGGGCGGCCAAGCGGGCGCTGCGCCTGGGACACGGGCTGGACCTGTCCGCCGGCCTCGAGGTCGAGGACGCGGCCTGGCGGTCGGTGGCGTTCTCGGGCGACCGCGCGGAGGGGGTCGCCGCCTTCAACGAGAAGCGCAAGCCGAACTGGCCGGGGGAGTAG
- a CDS encoding acyl-CoA carboxylase epsilon subunit yields the protein MTIKVLRGNPTPEELAAALAVVRARAAAASAPPSGAPAPRDSWSDPSRIAANRLPQPGPTAWSRTYWPGS from the coding sequence ATGACGATCAAGGTTCTTCGGGGCAACCCGACCCCGGAGGAGCTGGCCGCCGCACTGGCGGTGGTCCGCGCCCGCGCCGCGGCGGCGTCCGCCCCGCCGTCCGGCGCGCCCGCTCCCCGCGACTCCTGGTCCGACCCGTCCCGCATCGCGGCGAACCGCCTGCCCCAGCCGGGGCCGACGGCGTGGTCGCGGACGTACTGGCCGGGCTCGTAG
- a CDS encoding nucleoside triphosphate pyrophosphatase, with translation MTDQPRRRLVLASQSPARLGLLRQAGLAPEVIVSGVDEDAVTAPTPAELALALAEAKASVVAAKPEVKGALVIGCDSVLELDGQALGKPADSGEATARWKAMRGRAGTLQTGHCVYDTLSGRYVSATASTVVRFGDPTDEEIAAYVASGEPLHVAGAFTLDGRSGPFIDGIDGDHGNVIGISLPLVRRLLAELGVGITELWAPPEA, from the coding sequence ATGACAGATCAGCCGCGCCGCCGACTCGTGCTCGCCTCCCAGTCCCCCGCCCGGCTCGGGCTGCTCCGCCAGGCCGGGCTCGCCCCCGAGGTGATCGTCAGCGGGGTCGACGAGGACGCCGTCACCGCCCCCACCCCCGCCGAGCTGGCGCTCGCCCTGGCCGAGGCCAAGGCGTCCGTCGTCGCCGCGAAGCCCGAGGTCAAGGGCGCGCTGGTGATCGGCTGCGACTCGGTCCTCGAACTGGACGGCCAGGCCCTCGGCAAGCCCGCGGACTCCGGGGAGGCCACCGCGCGCTGGAAGGCCATGCGGGGCCGCGCGGGCACGCTCCAGACCGGCCACTGCGTCTACGACACCCTCAGCGGCCGTTACGTCTCCGCCACCGCCTCCACCGTCGTCCGCTTCGGCGATCCCACCGACGAGGAGATCGCCGCCTACGTGGCCTCCGGCGAGCCCCTCCACGTCGCCGGGGCGTTCACCCTGGACGGCCGCTCGGGCCCGTTCATCGACGGCATCGACGGCGACCACGGCAACGTCATCGGCATCAGCCTGCCGCTGGTGCGCCGCCTGCTGGCGGAGCTGGGCGTGGGCATCACGGAGCTGTGGGCGCCGCCGGAGGCGTGA
- a CDS encoding adenylate/guanylate cyclase domain-containing protein codes for MTVDDSGSGTDAQGRVEPPPLSASLERGDTHPADTGEDPLALRLEQLILGAERRYTPFQAARSAGVTMELATRFWRAMGFADVGQAKALTEADVLALRRLAGLVEAGLLSEAMAVQVARSTGQTTARLAEWQIDSFLEGLTEPPEPGMTRTEVTYPIVELLLPELEEFLVYVWRRQLAASAGRVVQGADDEEMVDRRLAVAFADLVGFTRLTRRMEEEELGELVEAFETTAADLVAARGGRLIKTLGDEVLYVADDAGTAAEIAVRLIETMANDETMPELRVGMAFGTVTTRMGDVFGTTVNLASRLTSIAPRDAVLVDTAFAEELIRTGDAPASEAAAAEAVAAAEKEGEEPPTYRFALQPMWQRPVRGLGVVEPWLLTRRNGV; via the coding sequence GTGACCGTCGACGACTCGGGTTCCGGCACGGACGCGCAGGGCCGGGTGGAGCCTCCTCCACTCTCGGCTTCGCTCGAGCGGGGGGACACCCATCCCGCCGACACCGGCGAGGACCCGCTCGCCCTGCGCCTCGAACAGCTCATCCTGGGCGCCGAACGCCGTTACACACCCTTCCAGGCGGCCCGCAGCGCCGGCGTCACCATGGAGCTGGCCACGCGGTTCTGGCGCGCCATGGGCTTCGCCGACGTGGGTCAGGCCAAGGCGCTCACGGAGGCGGACGTACTGGCGCTGCGCCGGCTGGCCGGTCTGGTGGAGGCGGGGCTGCTGAGCGAGGCCATGGCGGTGCAGGTGGCGCGGTCCACCGGGCAGACCACCGCGCGGCTGGCCGAGTGGCAGATCGACTCGTTCCTGGAGGGGCTGACCGAGCCGCCCGAGCCGGGGATGACCCGGACCGAGGTGACGTATCCGATCGTCGAGCTGCTCCTGCCCGAGCTGGAGGAGTTCCTGGTGTACGTCTGGCGGCGCCAGCTCGCCGCCTCGGCCGGGCGCGTGGTGCAGGGGGCCGACGACGAGGAGATGGTGGACCGGCGGCTCGCCGTCGCGTTCGCCGACCTGGTGGGGTTCACGCGGCTCACCCGGCGGATGGAGGAGGAGGAGCTCGGCGAGCTCGTCGAGGCCTTCGAGACCACCGCCGCCGACCTGGTGGCGGCGCGCGGCGGGCGGCTCATCAAGACGCTGGGCGACGAGGTGCTGTACGTCGCGGACGACGCGGGCACGGCCGCGGAGATCGCCGTGCGGCTGATCGAGACCATGGCGAACGACGAGACGATGCCGGAGCTGCGGGTCGGCATGGCGTTCGGCACCGTGACCACCCGGATGGGCGATGTCTTCGGCACCACGGTCAATCTGGCCTCCCGGCTCACGTCCATAGCCCCGCGGGACGCCGTGCTCGTCGACACCGCCTTCGCCGAGGAACTGATCCGCACCGGTGACGCCCCCGCCTCCGAGGCGGCGGCGGCCGAGGCGGTGGCCGCGGCCGAGAAGGAGGGCGAGGAGCCGCCGACGTACCGGTTCGCGCTGCAGCCGATGTGGCAGCGGCCGGTGCGCGGTCTCGGTGTCGTGGAGCCCTGGCTGCTCACGCGCCGCAACGGGGTCTAG
- a CDS encoding acyl-CoA carboxylase subunit beta: MSEPEEQQPDIHTTAGKLADLRRRIEEATHAGSARAVEKQHSKGKLTARERIDLLLDEGSFVELDEFARHRSTHFGLDRNRPYGDGVVTGYGTVDGRPVAVFSQDFTVFGGALGEVYGQKIVKVMDFALKTGCPVIGINDSGGARIQEGVASLGAYGEIFRRNTHASGVIPQISLVVGPCAGGAVYSPAITDFTVMVDQTSHMFITGPDVIKTVTGEDVGFEELGGARTHNSTSGVAHHMAGDEKDAIEYVKQLLSYLPSNNLSEPPAFPEEADLSLTDEDRELDTVVPDSANQPYDMHTVIEHVLDDAEFFETQPLFAPNILTGFGRVEGRPVGIVANQPMQFAGCLDITASEKAARFVRTCDAFNVPVITFVDVPGFLPGVDQEHDGIIRRGAKLIYAYAEATVPLITVITRKAFGGAYDVMGSKHLGADLNLAWPTAQIAVMGAQGAVNILHRRTIAESDDPEATRARLMQEYEDTLLNPYVAAERGYVDAVIMPSDTRRHIVRGLRQLRTKRESLPPKKHGNIPL, translated from the coding sequence ATGTCCGAGCCGGAAGAGCAGCAGCCTGACATCCACACGACCGCGGGCAAGCTCGCGGACCTTCGGCGTCGCATCGAAGAGGCGACGCACGCCGGCTCCGCACGCGCCGTCGAGAAGCAGCACTCCAAGGGCAAACTGACGGCCCGTGAGCGGATCGACCTCCTGCTCGACGAAGGCTCCTTCGTCGAACTGGACGAGTTCGCCCGGCACCGCTCCACCCACTTCGGCCTCGACCGGAACCGCCCCTACGGCGACGGCGTCGTCACCGGGTACGGCACCGTCGACGGCCGCCCGGTCGCCGTCTTCTCGCAGGACTTCACGGTCTTCGGCGGGGCGCTGGGCGAGGTCTACGGCCAGAAGATCGTCAAGGTGATGGACTTCGCGCTGAAGACCGGCTGCCCGGTCATCGGCATCAACGACTCCGGCGGCGCCCGCATCCAGGAGGGCGTGGCCTCCCTCGGCGCCTACGGCGAGATCTTCCGCCGCAACACCCACGCCTCCGGCGTGATCCCGCAGATCAGCCTGGTCGTCGGCCCGTGCGCGGGCGGTGCGGTGTACTCCCCCGCGATCACCGACTTCACGGTCATGGTCGACCAGACCAGCCACATGTTCATCACCGGCCCGGACGTCATCAAGACGGTCACCGGCGAGGACGTCGGCTTCGAGGAGCTGGGCGGCGCCCGCACCCACAACTCCACCTCGGGCGTGGCCCACCACATGGCCGGCGACGAGAAGGACGCCATCGAGTACGTCAAGCAGCTGCTGTCGTACCTGCCGTCCAACAACCTCTCCGAGCCCCCGGCCTTCCCCGAGGAGGCCGACCTCTCCCTCACCGACGAGGACCGCGAGCTGGACACGGTCGTCCCGGACTCGGCGAACCAGCCGTACGACATGCACACGGTGATCGAGCACGTCCTGGACGACGCCGAGTTCTTCGAGACGCAGCCGCTGTTCGCGCCGAACATCCTCACCGGCTTCGGCCGCGTCGAGGGCCGCCCCGTCGGCATCGTCGCCAACCAGCCGATGCAGTTCGCCGGCTGCCTGGACATCACCGCCTCCGAGAAGGCCGCCCGCTTCGTGCGCACCTGCGACGCCTTCAACGTCCCGGTGATCACCTTCGTCGACGTCCCCGGCTTCCTGCCCGGCGTGGACCAGGAGCACGACGGCATCATCCGCCGCGGCGCCAAGCTGATCTACGCCTACGCCGAGGCCACCGTCCCCCTCATCACCGTCATCACCCGCAAGGCGTTCGGCGGGGCCTACGACGTCATGGGCTCCAAGCACCTGGGCGCCGACCTCAACCTCGCCTGGCCGACCGCCCAGATCGCGGTGATGGGCGCGCAGGGCGCCGTCAACATCCTGCACCGCCGCACCATCGCCGAATCGGACGATCCGGAGGCGACCCGCGCCCGTCTGATGCAGGAGTACGAGGACACCCTCCTCAACCCCTACGTCGCGGCCGAGCGCGGCTACGTCGACGCGGTGATCATGCCGTCCGACACCCGCCGGCACATCGTGCGGGGCCTGCGTCAGCTGCGCACCAAGCGGGAATCACTGCCTCCGAAGAAGCACGGCAACATCCCCCTGTAG
- a CDS encoding NAD(P)H-quinone dehydrogenase — protein sequence MEYVTRIVIIGGGPGGYEAALVAAQLGAEVTVVDCDGLGGASVLTDCVPSKTLIATAEVMTTFDSSYEELGIIVADDTPPMEQAARVVGVDLGKVNRRVKRLALAQSHDITASVTRAGARVLRGRGRLEGMQALDGSRKVVVRAADGTEETLVADAVLIATGGHPRELPDARPDGERILNWTQVYDLNELPEELIVVGSGVTGAEFAGAYQALGSKVTLVSSRDRVLPGEDPDAAAVLEDVFRRRGMNVMARSRAQSAKRVGDRVEVTLADGRVITGSHCLMAVGAIPNTEGMGLEEAGVRLRDSGHVWTDKVSRTTAPGVYAAGDVTGVFALASVAAMQGRIAMYHFLGDAVAPLNLKTVSSNVFTDPEIATVGYTQADVDAGKIDARVVKLPLLRNPRAKMQGIRDGFVKIFCRPGTGIVVGGVVVAPRASELIHPISIAVDNNLTVEQIANAFTVYPSLSGSIAEVARQLHTRKTGGEA from the coding sequence ATGGAGTACGTGACTCGGATCGTGATCATCGGTGGCGGACCCGGCGGATACGAAGCGGCGCTGGTCGCCGCGCAGCTCGGCGCGGAGGTGACCGTCGTCGACTGCGACGGTCTGGGCGGGGCGTCGGTGCTCACCGACTGCGTGCCGTCGAAGACCCTGATCGCCACGGCCGAGGTGATGACCACCTTCGACTCCTCGTACGAGGAGCTGGGCATCATCGTCGCCGACGACACCCCGCCCATGGAGCAGGCCGCCCGGGTGGTCGGCGTGGACCTGGGCAAGGTCAACCGGCGGGTGAAGCGGCTCGCCCTGGCCCAGTCGCACGACATCACCGCGTCCGTGACCCGGGCCGGCGCGCGCGTGCTGCGCGGGCGCGGGCGCCTGGAGGGCATGCAGGCCCTCGACGGGTCGCGCAAGGTCGTGGTGCGCGCCGCCGACGGGACCGAGGAGACGCTCGTCGCGGACGCCGTGCTCATCGCCACCGGCGGGCACCCGCGTGAGCTGCCCGACGCCAGGCCCGACGGCGAGCGGATCCTGAACTGGACCCAGGTGTACGACCTGAACGAGCTCCCCGAGGAGCTCATCGTGGTCGGATCCGGTGTCACGGGTGCCGAGTTCGCCGGCGCCTACCAGGCGCTCGGTTCCAAGGTGACGCTCGTGTCGTCGCGCGACCGGGTGCTGCCGGGCGAGGACCCGGACGCCGCCGCGGTGCTGGAGGACGTCTTCCGCCGGCGCGGCATGAACGTCATGGCGCGCTCGCGGGCGCAGTCCGCGAAGCGGGTCGGCGACCGGGTGGAGGTGACCCTCGCCGACGGGCGCGTGATCACCGGCTCGCACTGCCTGATGGCCGTCGGCGCCATCCCCAACACCGAGGGCATGGGCCTGGAGGAGGCCGGGGTCAGGCTGCGCGACTCCGGGCACGTCTGGACCGACAAGGTGTCCCGGACCACGGCGCCGGGCGTGTACGCCGCCGGTGACGTGACCGGTGTGTTCGCGCTGGCCTCGGTGGCCGCCATGCAGGGGCGCATCGCGATGTACCACTTCCTCGGCGACGCGGTCGCCCCGCTGAACCTGAAGACCGTCTCGTCGAACGTCTTCACCGACCCCGAGATCGCCACCGTCGGGTACACCCAGGCCGACGTCGACGCCGGCAAGATCGACGCCCGGGTCGTGAAGCTGCCGCTGCTGCGCAACCCCCGCGCGAAGATGCAGGGCATCCGCGACGGCTTCGTCAAGATCTTCTGCCGGCCGGGCACCGGCATCGTGGTGGGCGGCGTCGTCGTCGCGCCGCGCGCCTCGGAACTCATCCACCCCATCTCGATCGCGGTCGACAACAACCTGACGGTGGAACAGATCGCGAACGCCTTCACGGTCTACCCCTCGCTGTCGGGTTCGATCGCCGAGGTGGCGCGCCAGCTGCACACCCGCAAGACGGGCGGCGAGGCCTGA
- a CDS encoding GGDEF domain-containing protein yields the protein MGEDSRLAAVVALAQGMAAAQGSREAWRAAAVGACRALGGSFAALSVWERELGRLRVLVNVGELAEGEEEFPDDESYPVHQFAEITEFLHERWAGGGEPDAWVETAEGPAAGRPGYRHQRVAALRRRGRGCCVVAPIVLHGRAWGELYVARPAGVPVFGRGDADFATVLAAVVAAGIAQTERLEEARRLAYTDALTGLANRRAVDARLDEAIERHRRDGAVVSLVVCDLNGLKRVNDTLGHAVGDRLLERFGTVLSLCGAMLPGALAARLGGDEFCLLSVGPSADEVVKAADEVCRRAVELGIGDGVACGVASTEDPVGPVRSARRLFRLADAAQYRAKAGRATHPVVAGREGPDDPVLRLADEPSRAADGERRRFRGRHSP from the coding sequence ATGGGTGAGGACAGCCGGCTGGCGGCCGTGGTGGCGCTGGCCCAGGGCATGGCCGCCGCGCAGGGTTCACGGGAGGCCTGGCGGGCCGCGGCGGTCGGGGCCTGCCGGGCGCTGGGCGGGAGCTTCGCCGCGCTGTCGGTGTGGGAGCGGGAGCTCGGGCGGCTGCGGGTCCTGGTGAACGTCGGGGAGCTGGCCGAGGGGGAGGAGGAGTTCCCGGACGACGAGTCCTACCCGGTGCACCAGTTCGCCGAGATCACCGAGTTCCTGCACGAGCGGTGGGCCGGCGGCGGTGAGCCCGACGCCTGGGTGGAGACGGCCGAGGGGCCGGCGGCGGGGCGGCCGGGGTACCGCCACCAGCGGGTCGCGGCGCTGCGGCGGCGCGGGCGGGGATGCTGCGTGGTCGCCCCGATCGTGCTGCACGGGCGGGCGTGGGGCGAGCTGTACGTGGCCCGGCCGGCGGGCGTCCCCGTCTTCGGCCGGGGCGACGCCGACTTCGCCACCGTCCTGGCCGCCGTCGTGGCCGCCGGGATCGCGCAGACCGAGCGGCTGGAGGAGGCGCGCCGGCTGGCGTACACGGACGCGCTGACCGGGCTGGCCAACCGCCGGGCCGTGGACGCGCGGCTCGACGAGGCGATCGAGCGGCACCGCCGGGACGGGGCCGTCGTCAGCCTCGTGGTGTGCGACCTCAACGGGCTGAAGCGGGTCAACGACACCCTCGGGCACGCGGTCGGGGACCGGCTGCTGGAGCGGTTCGGGACCGTGCTGTCGCTGTGCGGGGCCATGCTGCCGGGGGCTCTGGCGGCGCGGCTCGGCGGGGACGAGTTCTGCCTGCTGTCCGTGGGGCCGTCCGCGGACGAGGTCGTCAAGGCGGCCGACGAGGTGTGCCGCCGGGCCGTCGAGCTGGGGATCGGTGACGGCGTCGCCTGCGGGGTGGCGTCCACCGAGGACCCCGTCGGGCCGGTGCGGTCCGCCCGGCGGCTGTTCCGGCTGGCCGACGCGGCGCAGTACCGGGCCAAGGCCGGCCGGGCCACCCATCCCGTCGTCGCCGGGCGGGAGGGGCCCGACGATCCCGTCCTGCGGCTCGCGGACGAGCCGTCGCGGGCGGCGGACGGGGAGCGGCGCCGGTTCCGGGGGCGGCACTCGCCGTAG
- a CDS encoding DeoR/GlpR family DNA-binding transcription regulator, whose product MFAAERRQLILEMVRANGAVSLRELARVVQTSEVTVRRDVRALEAEGLLDRRHGGAVLPGGFTRESGFPQKSHLATAEKTAIADLAANFVEEGEAIVVGAGTTTQELARRLARVPGLTVVTNSLLVAQALAHANRVEVVMTGGTLRGSNYALVGSGAEQSLQGLRVSRAFLSGSGLTAERGLSTSNMLSASVDRALVQAAAEVVVLADHTKLGTDTMFQTVPTDLITRLVTDEPPAHDDRAATELQALADQGVQIAVAGAPGGAAGPAEGDGPPARRQRRDVPLPGPRRQGPGLRPAVALGAAEQPQERGARVADMRRR is encoded by the coding sequence GTGTTCGCTGCAGAACGTCGCCAATTGATCCTCGAAATGGTGCGAGCGAACGGGGCCGTGTCGCTCCGTGAGCTCGCCCGCGTCGTCCAGACCTCCGAAGTGACCGTACGGCGGGACGTGCGCGCGCTGGAGGCAGAAGGACTCCTCGACCGCCGGCACGGCGGTGCGGTACTGCCGGGCGGGTTCACGCGGGAGTCCGGCTTTCCGCAGAAGTCACATCTCGCGACCGCCGAGAAGACCGCCATCGCCGACCTCGCCGCGAACTTCGTGGAGGAGGGCGAGGCCATCGTGGTCGGCGCGGGCACCACCACGCAGGAGCTGGCGCGCCGGCTGGCCCGGGTGCCCGGGCTGACCGTCGTCACCAACTCGCTGCTGGTCGCCCAGGCCCTGGCCCACGCCAACCGGGTGGAGGTCGTGATGACCGGCGGCACGCTCCGCGGCTCGAACTACGCCCTCGTCGGCAGCGGTGCCGAACAGTCCCTCCAGGGACTGCGGGTGTCCCGGGCCTTCCTGTCCGGGAGCGGGCTGACCGCCGAGCGGGGGCTCTCCACGTCCAACATGCTGTCGGCCTCGGTCGACCGGGCGCTGGTGCAGGCCGCGGCGGAGGTGGTGGTCCTCGCCGACCACACCAAGCTCGGTACGGACACCATGTTCCAGACCGTGCCCACGGACCTCATCACCCGCCTCGTGACGGACGAGCCGCCCGCCCACGACGACCGCGCGGCCACCGAGCTCCAGGCGCTCGCCGACCAGGGCGTGCAGATCGCCGTCGCCGGCGCGCCGGGAGGTGCCGCGGGCCCGGCGGAGGGGGACGGTCCTCCGGCGCGCCGGCAGCGCCGCGACGTGCCCCTCCCCGGGCCGCGCCGCCAGGGCCCGGGGCTGCGTCCCGCCGTGGCGCTCGGAGCCGCCGAGCAGCCCCAGGAACGGGGGGCGCGGGTGGCGGACATGCGCCGGCGGTGA